The following proteins come from a genomic window of Bradysia coprophila strain Holo2 unplaced genomic scaffold, BU_Bcop_v1 contig_138, whole genome shotgun sequence:
- the LOC119074126 gene encoding balbiani ring protein 3-like: protein MRTLLLYMVGTYLLSIIGSTDLESIQCPKIYDDTYQFCVCKQELAFDTSGSSSIHPNCTCQQKNFNFNITLNESPNCNCNPQVYGFSKTFFECIACPKDSTRQYLDCSCDDDSPAYEIIKKICERCEDGSYGNFPNCTCPDGATYNLNFRRCVLESKNGSIQCPVGSKGTYPNCTCQGDGIYRELANICIECPYHSTGVYPNCICKFDGTYNQTRNVCIICPFKSDGVYPNCVCQGRGSTYEVDSNSCYSCPANSTGTYPNCDCECSFQYFRETNSCERCPENSAGVYPHCKCYNGYYSKTHRSCIECPTDATGFYPACKCNDENLKFSAFINQCYRDCPANSSGIQPDCICDKGCQLFYYDATDVACKSNIGRTCPSDSNGTGPDCLCVRENQYFDTCTWECIKEGTYGAGSFISHCPGNGKWPQCEASIDFKVLQSSVG, encoded by the exons ATG CGTACCTTACTTCTGTATATGGTTGGTACTTACCTTCTAAGCATTATTGGTTCTACCGACTTAGAAAGTATTCAATGTCCAAAGATTTACGATGATACCTATCAATTTTGCGTTTGCAAGCAAGAGCTAGCCTTTGACACCAGTGGTAGCAGCAGCATCCATCCAAACTGTACGTGTCAGCAGAAAAACTTCAATTTCAACATCACCTTGAACGAGAGCCCTAACTGCAACTGCAACCCGCAAGTTTATGGTTtcagcaaaacatttttcgagtGTATTGCTTGCCCTAAAGACAGCACTCGTCAATATCTCGATTGTTCCTGTGATGACGATAGCCCTGCCtatgaaattatcaaaaaaatctgtgaaaGATGTGAGGACGGAAGCTATGGAAATTTTCCGAATTGCACTTGTCCCGATGGAGCTACATACAACTTAAACTTCCGACGTTGTGTGCTTGAATCCAAAAATGGATCGATACAGTGTCCGGTTGGAAGCAAGGGCACCTATCCGAATTGTACTTGCCAAGGTGACGGAATCTACAGAGAATTAGCAAACATTTGCATTGAATGTCCTTATCATAGTACCGGTGTCTATCCGAACTGTATCTGCAAGTTTGATGGTACATACAACCAAACCAGAAATGTTTGCATAATCTGTCCATTCAAAAGTGATGGAGTGTATCCGAACTGTGTTTGCCAAGGTAGAGGCAGTACATACGAGGTAGATTCGAATTCGTGTTACAGTTGTCCAGCTAATAGCACTGGAACATATCCAAATTGTGATTGTGAATGTTCGTTTCAGTATTTTCGGGAAACGAACAGTTGTGAGCGTTGCCCGGAAAATAGTGCGGGCGTTTATCCGCATTGCAAATGTTACAACGGATACTACAGCAAAACTCATAGGAGTTGCATTGAATGTCCAACAGACGCTACCGGTTTTTATCCAGCTTGTAAATGCAatgacgaaaatttaaaattcagcgCGTTCATCAACCAATGCTATCGTGACTGTCCAGCAAATAGTTCAGGAATTCAGCCTGATTGCATTTGTGACAAAGGATGCCAATTATTTTACTACGATGCCACCGATGTGGCATGTAAAAGCAATATTGGGAGAACATGTCCATCCGATAGTAACGGAACTGGTCCGGACTGCTTATGTGTAAGAGAAAATCAGTATTTTGATACGTGCACCTGGGAATGTATTAAAGAAGGGACTTATGGTGCTGGCTCTTTCATCTCTCATTGTCCAGGTAATGGCAAATGGCCACAATGTGAAGCATCAATCGATTTCAAAGTATTACAAAGCTCAGTTGGttaa
- the LOC119074121 gene encoding laminin subunit alpha-2-like: MCTLLHYMVGTYLLTIGSANLESVQLLECPKIIDGYYPFCVCNQELTYDINGTINNYPNCTCQHKNFDFFITLNERPNCNCNPEVYGLSKIFFECIACPKDSTRQYLDCSCDDDSHAYEIIKKNCERCEDGSYGNFPNCTCPDGATYNLNSRRCVPESQNGSIHCPFGSEGNYPNCTCQGDGIYSELANICIECPYNSTGTYPNCTCQHKNFDFSITFNECFRVCPDNSTGYWPNCNCDSNGYGFNKELFECIACPKGSTGQYPDCSCDDDSAVYRRTNNFCEGCEQGSYGKFPNCTCPNGATYNLNSRRCVHESKNGSIQCPFGSDGNYPNCTCQGDGIYNELANICNECPYHSTGVYPNCICKFDGTYNRTRNVCNICPFKSDGAYPNCVCQGYRSTYVLDSNWCYSCPTLSTGTYPNCDCEQSFQYFQETNSCERCPENSAGVYPHCECYNGYFSHTHRSCIECPSDATGLYPACKCKDENSKFSAFINQCYRECPGNSSGIKPDCICDRECEEYYDAVDVECKSNIGRMCPSDSIGTGPDCLCVRKNRYFDSYVWQCVERGLYCVSLPIFRCPDNNGKWPQCEASIDFNVHIR; encoded by the exons ATg TGTACCTTACTTCACTATATGGTTGGTACTTACCTCTTGACCATTGGTTCAGCTAACTTAGAAAGTGTTCAACTTCTGGAATGTCCTAAAATCATCGACGGTTATTATCCGTTTTGCGTTTGTAACCAAGAGCTAACCTACGACATCAATGGCACCATTAACAACTATCCGAACTGTACGTGTCAACACAAAAACTTCGATTTCTTCATCACTTTGAACGAGAGGCCTAATTGTAACTGCAACCCGGAAGTTTATGGtttaagcaaaatattttttgagtgtATTGCTTGCCCTAAAGACAGCACTCGTCAATATCTCGATTGTTCCTGTGATGACGATAGCCATGCCtatgaaattatcaaaaaaaattgtgaaagatGTGAGGACGGAAGCTATGGAAATTTTCCGAATTGCACTTGTCCCGATGGAGCCACATACAACTTAAACTCTCGACGTTGCGTGCCTGAATCACAAAATGGCTCGATACATTGTCCATTTGGAAGCGAGGGCAACTATCCGAATTGCACTTGCCAAGGTGACGGAATCTACAGCGAATTAGCAAACATTTGCATTGAATGTCCTTACAATAGTACCGGTACCTATCCAAACTGTACGTGTCAACACAAAAACTTCGATTTCAGCATCACTTTCAACGAGTGTTTTCGAGTTTGTCCCGACAATAGCACCGGTTACTGGCCTAATTGCAACTGCGACTCAAATGGCTATGGCTTCAACAAAGAATTATTCGAATGTATCGCTTGTCCCAAAGGCAGTACTGGTCAATATCCCGATTGTAGTTGTGACGATGATAGTGCCGTCTATCGAAGGAccaacaatttttgtgaaggaTGTGAACAGGGAAGCTACGGAAAATTTCCGAATTGCACTTGTCCCAATGGAGCCACATACAACTTAAACTCTCGACGTTGTGTGCATGAATCCAAAAATGGATCGATACAGTGTCCGTTTGGAAGCGATGGCAACTATCCGAATTGCACTTGCCAAGGTGACGGAATCTACAACGAATTAGCCAACATTTGCAATGAATGTCCTTATCATAGTACCGGTGTCTATCCGAACTGTATCTGCAAGTTTGATGGAACTTACAACCGAACAAGGAACGTTTGCAATATCTGTCCGTTCAAAAGTGATGGAGCGTATCCGAACTGTGTGTGCCAAGGTTACCGCAGTACATACGTGTTGGATTCGAATTGGTGTTACAGTTGTCCAACTTTGAGCACTGGAACATATCCAAATTGTGATTGTGAACAGTCGTTCCagtattttcaagaaacaaaCAGTTGTGAGCGTTGTCCGGAAAATAGTGCGGGCGTTTATCCGCATTGCGAATGTTACAACGGATACTTCAGCCACACTCATAGGAGTTGCATTGAGTGTCCATCAGACGCTACCGGTTTATATCCCGCTTGTAAATGCaaagatgaaaattcaaaattcagcGCGTTCATCAACCAATGCTATCGTGAGTGTCCAGGGAATAGTTCAGGAATTAAGCCTGATTGCATATGTGACCGAGAATGCGAAGAATATTATGATGCCGTCGATGTGGAATGTAAAAGCAACATTGGGAGGATGTGTCCATCCGACAGCATTGGAACTGGTCCAGACTGCTTGTGTGTGAGAAAAAATCGGTATTTTGATTCATACGTCTGGCAATGTGTTGAAAGAGGGCTGTATTGTGTTAGTTTGCCTATCTTTCGCTGTCCAGATAATAATGGCAAATGGCCACAATGTGAAGCATCAATCGATTTCAACGTACATATTAGGTAG
- the LOC119074123 gene encoding multiple epidermal growth factor-like domains protein 9 has product MRTLLLYLVCTYLWSIGSADLESSQFFECPKISDGSYPFCVCKHGSAYDNDTNTCPDPECPVSESIGTYPNCTCQHKNFDFSITFNECFRVCPDNSTGYWPNCKCDSNGYGFNKELFECIACPKASTGQYPDCSCDDDSAAYQIINNYCERCEDGSYGNFPNCTCSNEGAAYNIKFRRCVLESKNGSLECPFGSEGTYPNCTCQGDGIYNGLANICNECPYHSTGVYPNCICTFDGSYNRTTNVCISCPFESDGVYPNCVCQGSGSTYEVDSNECYICPAFSTGTYPNCDCEQSFEYFRETNSCERCPENSAGVYPHCKCDNGYYSKVHSSCIECPTDATGLYPACKCNDETSIFSAFINQCYRECPANSSGIQPDCECDRKYEYYYDAVDVECKSNIGRMCPSDSIGTGPDCLCMRKNRNFNSYYWECVEEGISFGVGSTTYCPGNDKWPQCEASIDHIVLLSSLG; this is encoded by the exons ATG CGCACCTTACTGCTGTATCTGGTTTGCACTTACCTATGGAGCATTGGTTCAGCTGACTTAGAAAGTagtcaatttttcgaatgCCCCAAAATCAGCGACGGTTCTTATCCATTTTGCGTTTGCAAGCACGGATCAGCCTACGACAACGATACTAACACCTGTCCAGATCCTGAATGTCCAGTCAGTGAGAGCATTGGTACCTATCCGAACTGTACGTGTCAGCACAAAAACTTCGATTTCAGCATCACTTTCAACGAGTGTTTTCGAGTTTGTCCCGACAATAGCACCGGTTACTGGCCTAATTGCAAGTGCGATTCAAATGGCTATGGCTTCAACAAAGAATTATTCGAATGTATCGCTTGTCCCAAAGCGAGTACTGGTCAATATCCCGATTGTAGTTGTGACGATGATAGTGCCGCCTATCAAATTATCAACAATTATTGTGAAAGATGTGAAGACGGAAGCTATGGAAATTTCCCAAATTGCACTTGTTCCAATGAAGGTGCTGCATACAACATAAAGTTCCGACGTTGTGTGCTTGAATCCAAAAATGGATCTTTAGAGTGTCCGTTTGGAAGCGAGGGCACATATCCGAATTGCACTTGCCAAGGTGACGGAATCTACAACGGATTAGCCAACATTTGCAATGAATGTCCTTATCACAGTACCGGTGTCTATCCGAACTGTATCTGCACATTTGATGGAAGTTACAACCGAACAACAAACGTTTGCATTTCCTGTCCATTTGAAAGTGATGGAGTGTATCCGAACTGTGTTTGCCAAGGTAGCGGGAGTACATACGAGGTAGATTCGAATGAGTGTTACATTTGTCCAGCTTTCAGCACTGGAACATATCCGAATTGTGATTGTGAACAGTCGTTTGAGTATTTTCGGGAAACGAACAGTTGTGAGCGTTGCCCGGAAAATAGTGCGGGCGTTTATCCGCATTGTAAATGTGACAACGGATACTACAGCAAAGTTCACAGCAGTTGCATTGAGTGTCCAACAGACGCTACCGGTTTATATCCCGCTTGTAAATGCAATGACGAAACTTCAATATTCAGTGCGTTCATCAACCAATGCTATCGTGAGTGTCCAGCAAATAGTTCAGGAATTCAGCCGGATTGCGAATGTGACCGAAAATACGAATATTACTACGATGCCGTCGATGTGGAATGTAAAAGCAACATTGGGAGGATGTGTCCATCCGACAGTATTGGAACTGGTCCAGACTGCTTATGTATGAGAAAAAATcggaatttcaattcataTTACTGGGAATGTGTTGAAGAGGGAATAAGTTTCGGTGTTGGTTCTACCACTTATTGTCCAGGTAATGACAAATGGCCACAATGTGAAGCATCAATCGATCACATAGTATTACTTAGCTCACTTGGTTAA
- the LOC119073222 gene encoding vacuolar protein sorting-associated protein 26B-like, with amino-acid sequence MSLSPTTFKVKIPFVYFQNYFGFGQSADVDIVFDGAENRKLAEVKTEDSKKEKYLLYYAGETVSGKVNVTLRKPGSKLEHHGIKIELIGRIELYYGGNHHEFTSFVRELARPGDLIQNTSYPFEFANVEKPFEVYVGSNVRLRYFLRVTIVRRISDIVREIHIAVHTLCSYPEMNCPIKMEVGIEDCLHIEFEYIKSKLIYFLLVRIKIKHMEIAIIKRETTGSGPNTFTENETIAKYEIMDGAPVKGESIPIRVFLAGYDLTPTMRDINRKFSVRYFLNLVLMDTEDRRYFKQQEITLWRKADKSRKSALTSSNNPHVPSHLVGSDGEIMGTQNSAHQPNQDEDGAAGDNDPTMGLRKAHNNHQMVPLVISLQSASLFDEATNPATAPNSTSQLTQSATEAAAVSECSNSENNSSPTVASSTRPLASNVDSTSE; translated from the exons atGAGTCTGAGTCCAACCACATTTAAAGTCAAAATTCCGTTCGtctattttcagaattatttCGGATTCGGTCAATCCGCCGATGTGGACATCGTATTTGATGGGGCGGAAAATCGTAAATTGGCCGAGGTGAAAACAGAAGACAGCAAAAAGGAAAAGTATCTGCTGTACTACGCCGGTGAAACGGTGTCCGGCAAAGTGAATGTAACGCTACGGAAGCCGGGCAGCAAACTAGAACACCATGGTATTAAGATCGAATtgattggacgaattgaactGTACTACGGTGGTAATCACCATGAGTTCACATCGTTCGTGAGAGAATTGGCCCG ACCCGGCGATTTGATCCAGAACACAAGTTATCCGTTCGAATTTGCAAATGTGGAGAAGCCATTTGAGGTGTATGTGGGCTCAAATGTGCGGTTGAGGTATTTTTTACGTGTGACGATTGTGCGCCGCATCAGTGATATTGTGAGGGAAATTCATATTGCGGTCCATACACTTTGTAGTTATCCGGAAATGAATTGTCCGATCAAAATGGAAGTTGGCATCGAAGACTGTTTACACATAGAATTTGAGTACATTAAATCCAAGTTA ATCTACTTCCTGTTGGTACGCATTAAGATTAAACACATGGAAATAGCGATTATAAAACGGGAAACAACTGGATCTGGTCCGAACACGTTCACGGAAAATGAAACCATAGCCAAGTATGAAATAATGGACGGCGCTCCCGTCAAAG GTGAAAGCATACCGATCCGAGTGTTTCTGGCCGGCTATGATCTCACACCAACGATGCGTGATATAAACAGAAAGTTTTCGGTGAGATATTTCCTGAATCTGGTGCTGATGGACACGGAGGATCGTCGTTACTTCAAGCAACAG GAGATAACTTTGTGGCGCAAAGCTGACAAAAGTCGCAAATCGGCCTTAACATCGTCAAACAATCCGCACGTGCCATCACATTTAGTTGGTTCGGATGGTGAAATCATGGGTACACAGAATTCGGCCCATCAGCCTAATCAAGATGAAGATGGAGCTGCTGGTGACAATGATCCGACGATGGGACTCAGAAAAGCCCACAACAACCACCAA ATGGTACCATTGGTGATCAGTCTGCAATCTGCATCGCTATTCGATGAAGCCACAAATCCAGCAACAGCACCAAATTCAACGTCCCAATTAACTCAATCAGCAACGGAAGCGGCCGCAGTGTCAGAGTGTAGTAATAGTGAAAACAATAGTTCGCCAACAGTTGCTTCGTCAACTAGACCGCTGGCGTCGAATGTCGATTCAACATccgaataa
- the LOC119073223 gene encoding uncharacterized FAD-linked oxidoreductase YvdP-like: MNSNYKLVFAIVLHLLTQCYCSIGSSIKPDDLTINDRYDALIACLVKNGIRDGKLYPRNDGPEYEELNYQWNTVWGHMAPLLYLKAKSTRDVQVGVICATKTEIRCVPRSGGHSYAKNSFGDENSLVIDLSSLNFFKVKKKKMIADVGPGVLNSQAMYDGWKEGCLVSHGICPSVGFGGLLQGGGYGHFSRLLGMAADSVIGMEMVDASGRLNVVNNFTNTDLFWALRGGGGGNFGIVTKFTIKVYPSPRSIIFGAYEYSFAKDFRQVFIAWQKLVYSDPYLSQRIFCMIEMELDRISMRFYGINTGNDPDMTEKYFDELYKYMGFPEPGPGSSLKTYTHEQFIIREAQMYSDTPLTDIAQVGKMTRHNKVYNKKVKSYFVDKILNEQEIDKLIELLTAYLPYAGLYWEYNGGKVTENPGTCFLHRLKASYSTQLKPLNSSGKLKDVNGDAAKIRFFEATKQLLNHRTSYQNYIDRDMPDYLQRFYGPALWKLYRIKAKWDPTNVFFSCESIPVFPGQRRICNV; encoded by the coding sequence atgaattcaaattacaaattaGTGTTCGCAATAGTTTTGCATCTACTGACGCAGTGTTACTGTTCCATTGGTTCCAGCATAAAGCCGGACGACCTAACCATCAATGATAGATACGATGCGTTAATCGCTTGTTTGGTGAAAAACGGGATACGCGACGGGAAACTATATCCTCGCAACGATGGTCCCGAGTACGAGGAATTGAATTATCAATGGAACACTGTGTGGGGTCATATGGCACCATTGCTTTACTTGAAGGCTAAATCCACTAGAGACGTTCAAGTTGGCGTTATTTGTGCTACGAAAACAGAAATTCGTTGCGTACCCCGGAGCGGTGGTCATTCGTATGcgaaaaatagttttggtGATGAAAATTCACTGGTGATCGATTTGTCGTCGTTGAATTTCTTCAAggttaagaagaagaaaatgattGCCGATGTCGGTCCGGGTGTCTTGAACAGCCAGGCTATGTACGATGGATGGAAAGAGGGTTGCTTAGTATCGCATGGAATTTGTCCGAGTGTTGGCTTCGGAGGTTTGCTGCAGGGCGGCGGGTACGGACACTTTTCCCGATTATTGGGAATGGCTGCGGACAGTGTAATTGGAATGGAAATGGTTGACGCAAGTGGGCGGTTGAATGTCGTAAACAATTTCACCAACACTGATCTGTTTTGGGCACTCCGAGGTGGAGGCGGCGGTAATTTTGGCATTGTCACCAAGTTTACTATCAAAGTCTATCCGTCACCGCGATCGATCATTTTCGGAGCATACGAGTACTCGTTTGCGAAAGATTTTCGTCAGGTTTTCATTGCCTGGCAGAAGCTTGTCTATAGCGATCCTTATTTATCGCAAAGAATTTTCTGCATGATCGAAATGGAATTGGATCGAATTAGCATGCGGTTTTATGGCATAAATACTGGAAACGATCCGGATATGACTGAAAAATACTTTGACGAATTGTACAAGTACATGGGCTTCCCAGAACCGGGACCGGGCAGTTCGCTCAAAACTTATACGCATGAACAGTTCATCATTAGGGAAGCTCAAATGTACTCTGACACGCCGTTAACCGACATCGCTCAAGTAGGTAAAATGACCAGACACAACAAAGTTTACAACAAAAAGGTGAAATCGTACTTCGTCGACAAGATATTAAACGAGCAGGAAATTGACAAACTAATCGAACTATTGACCGCGTATTTACCGTATGCCGGTTTGTATTGGGAATATAATGGCGGCAAGGTCACCGAAAATCCGGGCACATGTTTCCTACATCGGCTCAAGGCTTCGTACTCCACTCAACTTAAACCACTCAATAGTTCGGGCAAGCTCAAGGATGTCAATGGAGATGCTGCGAAAATACGATTTTTCGAAGCAACCAAACAACTTTTGAATCATCGGACATCGTACCAGAATTATATCGATAGAGACATGCCCGATTATCTGCAACGATTCTATGGGCCGGCGTTGTGGAAACTGTATCGTATTAAAGCGAAATGGGATCCGACTAACGTATTCTTCAGTTGTGAATCCATTCCAGTGTTTCCAGGACAAAGGAGGATTTGCAATGTGTAA